From a single Diachasmimorpha longicaudata isolate KC_UGA_2023 chromosome 13, iyDiaLong2, whole genome shotgun sequence genomic region:
- the Alh gene encoding protein AF-10 isoform X1, whose product MKEMLGGCCVCSDERGWTENPLVYCDGQGCTVAVHQACYGIVTVPTGPWYCRKCESQERSARVRCELCPSRDGALKRTDQAGWAHVVCALYIPEVRFGNVTTMEPIILQLIPGERFNKMCYICEEQGRGGRATVGACMQCNKTGCKQQFHVTCAQALGLLCEEAGNYLDNVKYCGYCQHHYSKLKKGGNVKTIPPYKPIPADNGSSDSSPEKEAEAPLKTTSSSTKRKGSSSKSSTASKTKSISSPSLELNGMTDDKSGSGRNTPKDTSQHQNTGSSKFTSSNFVETIVTQSESVFGVEGGQSGIKSSSVVHKGQSKSSSTSNKSSSHTSKKRKTGARTPTGLGSENSNHSVSSEASGSLVVAVGAVSQTPSNTVQPTITEATSLSTNAEPEKSKKLKIDSPPVQSTSTTPVTTEVTTSPVIMSVTPSTVAQSPTTTANSIVVSVPLTATSLTSSIQSIVTSPPTLYQQLQQSMITTAAMAQPTHSTVSTGSEKVSSEDLPAKRSRTQSTEKQEKRGRTKRITSSSNPLPVPPAPSSLSLTAPNNSLITVKRTGRTSQPVPATLPPPPAVTVAPVPSIIQGPTLGTGHFSSVGSGGTMGPVVKDSPPSSPGSESMSSTGAGRKKRKSAGNTTPTPSASTTPTAMLNNAKDEKDVKLFQNGVSAPHMLGNQLNPTSTMAQKMSDTLNQELEAHSIFTEASNSSTNLVGPQLHSRVISSIRSNQSAQQQPSATSFSAVFSQNSNNSSLGAGALGGGAIPQTLDQLLERQWEQGSQFLMEQAQHFDIASLLSCLHQLRAENLRLEEHVNSLLQRRDHLLAVNARLAIPLTTQPSNHPPNNIHQSVNPSDPNIPHPHISPGTPAAVSRVNRDSRVNNTYMPHSSSSGHSTPMENGLPPNPSPPAAASVAQYSHRGSYVQPQSNPPTIRHSPATSGYHQSQSGNIVSPATGNTSGVVRNSSATPDPLRGVPSISTRSNSPNESSKMIDRSSGSYMSSMYQPTMSSLTSNQVGNVHNQHSHGPTTTSHGPPNKPS is encoded by the exons ATGAAGGAGATGCTTGGAGGGTGCTGCGTGTGTTCCGATGAGAGGGGATGGACTGAAAATCCGTTGGTTTACTGCGATGGCCAAGGATGCACCGTTGCTGTGCACCAAG cttGTTATGGCATTGTCACGGTCCCCACGGGTCCGTGGTACTGCCGAAAGTGTGAGTCGCAGGAAAGGAGCGCCAGGGTC cGCTGTGAATTGTGCCCAAGCAGGGATGGAGCCCTTAAAAGAACAGATCAGGCGGGTTGGGCTCACGTGGTGTGTGCCCTCTACATCCCAGAAGTGCGATTTGGCAATGTCACGACGATGGAACCCATTATTCTTCAATTAATCCCAGGGGAACGATTTAATAAG ATGTGTTACATTTGCGAGGAGCAGGGCAGAGGCGGGAGAGCAACTGTCGGTGCCTGTATGCAATGCAACAAGACAGGATGCAAACAACAATTTCATGTCACCTGTGCTCAAGCACTCGGCCTCCTGTGTGAGGAGGCTGGTAATTACCTAGACAATGTTAAATACTGTGGATACTGCCAACATCATTATTCAAAGCTG AAAAAAGGTGGAAACGTGAAGACCATTCCCCCTTACAAGCCGATACCCGCGGACAACGGCTCCTCGGACTCCTCCCCAGAGAAGGAAGCGGAGGCCCCCCTGAAGACCACCTCCAGTTCGACAAAAAGAAAAGGTTCGAGTTCAAAATCTTCAACAGCTTCtaaaacaaaatcaatttccaGTCCGAGTCTCGAGCTGAACGGAATGACGGACGATAAAAGTGGTAGCGGTCGTAATACCCCAAAAGATACAAGTCAACATCAAAACACTGGTAGCAGTAAATTTACAAGTTCAAATTTCGTAGAGACCATTGTCACTCAATCGGAGAGTGTCTTCGGTGTGGAGGGCGGACAGTCTGGGATTAAATCTTCGTCTGTGGTGCACAAGGGACAATCCAAATCGAGCTCAACGTCCAATAAGTCCTCCAGCCACACCAGCAAAAAGAGGAAGACTGGAGCCAGAACACCTACTGGATTGGGAAGTGAAAATTCTAATCATTCCGTGAGTTCTGAGGCCAGTGGATCTCTAGTTGTGGCCGTGGGAGCTGTCTCACAGACTCCTAGTAATACTGTGCAACCAACAATCACTGAGGCCACGAGTCTCAGCACTAATGCCGAGCCAGAGAAATCGAAAAag ttaaaaatcGACAGTCCTCCAGTGCAAAGTACCTCGACGACCCCAGTGACGACTGAGGTGACGACATCTCCAGTAATCATGTCCGTGACACCTTCCACTGTCGCCCAGTCTCCTACGACAACAGCCAACAGTATAGTAGTATCAGTACCACTGACAGCAACCTCACTTACCAGCTCTATACAGAGTATTGTAACAAGTCCCCCAACACTCTACCAACAGTTGCAACAGAGCATGATTACGACTGCTGCCATGGCACAACCGACACACAGTACAGTTTCAACTGGCAGTGAGAAGGTCAGCTCTGAGGATTTGCCAGCTAAGAGATCGag aactCAATCAACGGAGAAGCAAGAGAAACGAGGAAGAACAAAAAGGATCACCTCGAGTAGTAATCCACTGCCAGTGCCTCCAGCCCCATCATCATTGTCCCTAACAGCCCCCAACAATTCTCTGATCACTGTCAAACGAACAGGGAGAACTTCACAGCCGGTGCCAGCTACACTGCCACCGCCACCAGCGGTAACAGTGGCTCCAGTTCCCTCGATAATTCAAGGTCCCACGCTGGGTACTGGCCACTTCAGCAGCGTGGGCTCTGGTGGTACTATGGGACCAGTTGTCAAGGATTCACCACCAAGTTCACCGGGCTCAGAGAGCATGAGCAGCACTGGAGCtgggagaaaaaagcgaaagagCGCTGGTAATACTACACCAACACCATCAGCATCAACAACACCAACAGCAATGTTGAATAATGCCAAGGACGAGAAGGACGTGAAATTATTTCAGAATGGTGTAAGTGCACCTCACATGCTGGGGAATCAATTGAATCCAACATCGACAATGGCGCAGAAGATGTCGGATACGCTGAATCAAGAGTTGGAGGCACATTCGATATTCACTGAGGCGAGCAATTCATCGACGAATCTTGTGGGACCACAGTTACATAGCAGAGTTATTTCATCTATCAGGTCCAATCAGAGTGCACAGCAGCAACCATCCGCTACTTCGTTTTCAGCTGTGTTTTCACAGAATAGTAATAATTCGAGTCTGGGGGCTGGGGCGCTGGGTGGTGGGGCCATCCCTCAGACTTTGGATCAATTGCTGGAGAGACAGTGGGAACAGGGGAGCCAGTTTCTCATGGAACAGGCACAGCATTTCGATA TCGCCTCGTTATTATCCTGCCTCCATCAACTACGTGCCGAGAATCTTCGGCTAGAGGAGCACGTGAACAGCCTCCTCCAACGCAGGGATCATCTCCTAGCAGTAAATGCCCGCCTAGCCATTCCTTTAACAACTCAACCGAGTAATCATCCACCAAATAACATTCACCAATCAGTGAATCCGTCTGATCCAAATATTCCACATCCCCATATATCGCCGGGTACTCCAGCCGCGGTGTCGAGAGTCAATCGAGACTCCAGGGTGAATAACACGTATATGCCACACTCGAGCTCGAGTGGCCACTCAACCCCTATGGAAAATGGTTTACCACCAAATCCTTCACCACCCGCTGCTGCATCTGTAGCTCAGTATTCACATAGAGGATCTTATGTGCAGCCTCAATCTAATCCACCGACGATAAG acacagtccagcaacGAGTGGCTATCACCAATCCCAATCTGGCAACATAGTATCCCCAGCAACGGGAAATACCTCCGGAGTGGTGAGAAATTCCTCAGCAACGCCTGACCCCCTCCGAGGAGTACCTAG CATCTCTACGAGATCGAATAGCCCCAACGAATCATCGAAAATGATTGATAGGTCTTCAGGCAGTTACATGTCGTCGATGTATCAACCGACGATGTCCAGTCTTACCAGTAATCAAGTAGGTAATGTTCATAATCAGCACAGCCATGGTCCAACAACAACGAGCCATGGGCCACCGAATAAGCCGAGCTGA
- the Alh gene encoding protein AF-10 isoform X3 yields MMMECCWKTGNHDIACYGIVTVPTGPWYCRKCESQERSARVRCELCPSRDGALKRTDQAGWAHVVCALYIPEVRFGNVTTMEPIILQLIPGERFNKMCYICEEQGRGGRATVGACMQCNKTGCKQQFHVTCAQALGLLCEEAGNYLDNVKYCGYCQHHYSKLKKGGNVKTIPPYKPIPADNGSSDSSPEKEAEAPLKTTSSSTKRKGSSSKSSTASKTKSISSPSLELNGMTDDKSGSGRNTPKDTSQHQNTGSSKFTSSNFVETIVTQSESVFGVEGGQSGIKSSSVVHKGQSKSSSTSNKSSSHTSKKRKTGARTPTGLGSENSNHSVSSEASGSLVVAVGAVSQTPSNTVQPTITEATSLSTNAEPEKSKKLKIDSPPVQSTSTTPVTTEVTTSPVIMSVTPSTVAQSPTTTANSIVVSVPLTATSLTSSIQSIVTSPPTLYQQLQQSMITTAAMAQPTHSTVSTGSEKVSSEDLPAKRSRTQSTEKQEKRGRTKRITSSSNPLPVPPAPSSLSLTAPNNSLITVKRTGRTSQPVPATLPPPPAVTVAPVPSIIQGPTLGTGHFSSVGSGGTMGPVVKDSPPSSPGSESMSSTGAGRKKRKSAGNTTPTPSASTTPTAMLNNAKDEKDVKLFQNGVSAPHMLGNQLNPTSTMAQKMSDTLNQELEAHSIFTEASNSSTNLVGPQLHSRVISSIRSNQSAQQQPSATSFSAVFSQNSNNSSLGAGALGGGAIPQTLDQLLERQWEQGSQFLMEQAQHFDIASLLSCLHQLRAENLRLEEHVNSLLQRRDHLLAVNARLAIPLTTQPSNHPPNNIHQSVNPSDPNIPHPHISPGTPAAVSRVNRDSRVNNTYMPHSSSSGHSTPMENGLPPNPSPPAAASVAQYSHRGSYVQPQSNPPTIRHSPATSGYHQSQSGNIVSPATGNTSGVVRNSSATPDPLRGVPSISTRSNSPNESSKMIDRSSGSYMSSMYQPTMSSLTSNQVGNVHNQHSHGPTTTSHGPPNKPS; encoded by the exons ATGATGATGGAATGCTGTTGGAAAACTGGAAATCACGATATTG cttGTTATGGCATTGTCACGGTCCCCACGGGTCCGTGGTACTGCCGAAAGTGTGAGTCGCAGGAAAGGAGCGCCAGGGTC cGCTGTGAATTGTGCCCAAGCAGGGATGGAGCCCTTAAAAGAACAGATCAGGCGGGTTGGGCTCACGTGGTGTGTGCCCTCTACATCCCAGAAGTGCGATTTGGCAATGTCACGACGATGGAACCCATTATTCTTCAATTAATCCCAGGGGAACGATTTAATAAG ATGTGTTACATTTGCGAGGAGCAGGGCAGAGGCGGGAGAGCAACTGTCGGTGCCTGTATGCAATGCAACAAGACAGGATGCAAACAACAATTTCATGTCACCTGTGCTCAAGCACTCGGCCTCCTGTGTGAGGAGGCTGGTAATTACCTAGACAATGTTAAATACTGTGGATACTGCCAACATCATTATTCAAAGCTG AAAAAAGGTGGAAACGTGAAGACCATTCCCCCTTACAAGCCGATACCCGCGGACAACGGCTCCTCGGACTCCTCCCCAGAGAAGGAAGCGGAGGCCCCCCTGAAGACCACCTCCAGTTCGACAAAAAGAAAAGGTTCGAGTTCAAAATCTTCAACAGCTTCtaaaacaaaatcaatttccaGTCCGAGTCTCGAGCTGAACGGAATGACGGACGATAAAAGTGGTAGCGGTCGTAATACCCCAAAAGATACAAGTCAACATCAAAACACTGGTAGCAGTAAATTTACAAGTTCAAATTTCGTAGAGACCATTGTCACTCAATCGGAGAGTGTCTTCGGTGTGGAGGGCGGACAGTCTGGGATTAAATCTTCGTCTGTGGTGCACAAGGGACAATCCAAATCGAGCTCAACGTCCAATAAGTCCTCCAGCCACACCAGCAAAAAGAGGAAGACTGGAGCCAGAACACCTACTGGATTGGGAAGTGAAAATTCTAATCATTCCGTGAGTTCTGAGGCCAGTGGATCTCTAGTTGTGGCCGTGGGAGCTGTCTCACAGACTCCTAGTAATACTGTGCAACCAACAATCACTGAGGCCACGAGTCTCAGCACTAATGCCGAGCCAGAGAAATCGAAAAag ttaaaaatcGACAGTCCTCCAGTGCAAAGTACCTCGACGACCCCAGTGACGACTGAGGTGACGACATCTCCAGTAATCATGTCCGTGACACCTTCCACTGTCGCCCAGTCTCCTACGACAACAGCCAACAGTATAGTAGTATCAGTACCACTGACAGCAACCTCACTTACCAGCTCTATACAGAGTATTGTAACAAGTCCCCCAACACTCTACCAACAGTTGCAACAGAGCATGATTACGACTGCTGCCATGGCACAACCGACACACAGTACAGTTTCAACTGGCAGTGAGAAGGTCAGCTCTGAGGATTTGCCAGCTAAGAGATCGag aactCAATCAACGGAGAAGCAAGAGAAACGAGGAAGAACAAAAAGGATCACCTCGAGTAGTAATCCACTGCCAGTGCCTCCAGCCCCATCATCATTGTCCCTAACAGCCCCCAACAATTCTCTGATCACTGTCAAACGAACAGGGAGAACTTCACAGCCGGTGCCAGCTACACTGCCACCGCCACCAGCGGTAACAGTGGCTCCAGTTCCCTCGATAATTCAAGGTCCCACGCTGGGTACTGGCCACTTCAGCAGCGTGGGCTCTGGTGGTACTATGGGACCAGTTGTCAAGGATTCACCACCAAGTTCACCGGGCTCAGAGAGCATGAGCAGCACTGGAGCtgggagaaaaaagcgaaagagCGCTGGTAATACTACACCAACACCATCAGCATCAACAACACCAACAGCAATGTTGAATAATGCCAAGGACGAGAAGGACGTGAAATTATTTCAGAATGGTGTAAGTGCACCTCACATGCTGGGGAATCAATTGAATCCAACATCGACAATGGCGCAGAAGATGTCGGATACGCTGAATCAAGAGTTGGAGGCACATTCGATATTCACTGAGGCGAGCAATTCATCGACGAATCTTGTGGGACCACAGTTACATAGCAGAGTTATTTCATCTATCAGGTCCAATCAGAGTGCACAGCAGCAACCATCCGCTACTTCGTTTTCAGCTGTGTTTTCACAGAATAGTAATAATTCGAGTCTGGGGGCTGGGGCGCTGGGTGGTGGGGCCATCCCTCAGACTTTGGATCAATTGCTGGAGAGACAGTGGGAACAGGGGAGCCAGTTTCTCATGGAACAGGCACAGCATTTCGATA TCGCCTCGTTATTATCCTGCCTCCATCAACTACGTGCCGAGAATCTTCGGCTAGAGGAGCACGTGAACAGCCTCCTCCAACGCAGGGATCATCTCCTAGCAGTAAATGCCCGCCTAGCCATTCCTTTAACAACTCAACCGAGTAATCATCCACCAAATAACATTCACCAATCAGTGAATCCGTCTGATCCAAATATTCCACATCCCCATATATCGCCGGGTACTCCAGCCGCGGTGTCGAGAGTCAATCGAGACTCCAGGGTGAATAACACGTATATGCCACACTCGAGCTCGAGTGGCCACTCAACCCCTATGGAAAATGGTTTACCACCAAATCCTTCACCACCCGCTGCTGCATCTGTAGCTCAGTATTCACATAGAGGATCTTATGTGCAGCCTCAATCTAATCCACCGACGATAAG acacagtccagcaacGAGTGGCTATCACCAATCCCAATCTGGCAACATAGTATCCCCAGCAACGGGAAATACCTCCGGAGTGGTGAGAAATTCCTCAGCAACGCCTGACCCCCTCCGAGGAGTACCTAG CATCTCTACGAGATCGAATAGCCCCAACGAATCATCGAAAATGATTGATAGGTCTTCAGGCAGTTACATGTCGTCGATGTATCAACCGACGATGTCCAGTCTTACCAGTAATCAAGTAGGTAATGTTCATAATCAGCACAGCCATGGTCCAACAACAACGAGCCATGGGCCACCGAATAAGCCGAGCTGA